In the genome of Streptomyces sp. NBC_00190, one region contains:
- a CDS encoding histidine phosphatase family protein, translated as MSDLLLVRHGETAWSADGRHTGRTDVPLTASGVEQAVSLAPFFLDRHPALVLTSPLRRAVATAELAGLTGAVTDPDLCEWDYGGYEGVTTAEIQRSTPGWSLWTHGVPPGDAAHPGESAAEVGARADRALARVAPVLRADGGNAVLVAHGHFLRVLTARYLGLDPADGRLFLLRTGTVSVLSTEHGLPVIAGWNIRP; from the coding sequence ATGAGCGACCTGCTGCTGGTGAGACACGGGGAGACGGCGTGGAGCGCCGACGGGCGGCACACCGGGCGGACCGACGTCCCGCTGACCGCGAGCGGGGTCGAGCAGGCCGTCTCCCTCGCTCCCTTCTTCCTGGACCGCCACCCGGCGCTGGTGCTGACCAGCCCGCTGCGCCGGGCCGTCGCCACGGCCGAACTCGCTGGGCTCACCGGCGCGGTCACCGACCCCGACCTCTGCGAGTGGGACTACGGCGGCTACGAGGGCGTCACCACCGCGGAGATCCAGCGGAGCACGCCCGGCTGGTCCCTGTGGACCCATGGCGTCCCGCCCGGTGACGCGGCGCACCCCGGCGAGAGCGCCGCGGAGGTGGGCGCCCGCGCGGACCGCGCCCTGGCCCGCGTCGCCCCGGTGCTCCGCGCCGACGGCGGCAACGCGGTACTCGTCGCCCACGGCCACTTCCTGCGCGTGCTCACCGCCCGCTATCTGGGCCTGGACCCCGCGGACGGCAGGCTGTTCCTGCTGCGCACCGGCACGGTCAGCGTCCTCTCCACGGAGCACGGGCTTCCGGTGATCGCGGGCTGGAACATCCGCCCGTAG
- a CDS encoding YoaK family protein: protein MNEGAHPVRPSLAGLMIVLTAVTGLIEAVSLLALGPVFTSMQTGNVLFLAFGLARQGNLPALSAAASVMAFAVGAMCAARMESASEARGWRWAELGLYVEAALILAGAATGWGVAPRFGHPSAEHLAVTGMLAAAMGIRTVTSMRVDVPGVPTTLITRSLTALIGSSALGHDSAFGYGTGAWARRAGAVLAMFAGGLTGALLIGAGWTVGALLLPAAAAVLAVGLSHRALPLRHSA, encoded by the coding sequence ATGAACGAGGGTGCGCATCCGGTGCGTCCGTCCCTGGCCGGGCTGATGATCGTCCTGACCGCGGTCACGGGGCTGATCGAGGCGGTGAGCCTGCTGGCCCTCGGGCCGGTGTTCACCTCGATGCAGACCGGCAATGTGCTCTTCCTGGCGTTCGGGCTCGCGCGGCAGGGCAACCTGCCGGCGCTGTCGGCCGCGGCCTCGGTGATGGCGTTCGCCGTCGGGGCGATGTGCGCGGCGCGGATGGAGTCGGCCTCGGAGGCCCGGGGATGGCGCTGGGCCGAGCTCGGCCTGTACGTGGAGGCCGCGCTGATCCTGGCCGGTGCGGCGACCGGATGGGGTGTGGCGCCGCGTTTCGGGCACCCGAGCGCCGAGCATCTGGCGGTGACCGGGATGCTGGCGGCGGCGATGGGCATCCGGACGGTGACGAGCATGCGGGTCGACGTGCCCGGCGTGCCGACGACCCTGATCACCCGGTCCCTCACCGCGCTGATCGGCAGCTCGGCCCTGGGGCATGACAGCGCCTTCGGGTACGGGACGGGAGCCTGGGCGCGCCGGGCCGGGGCGGTGCTGGCGATGTTCGCGGGCGGGCTGACCGGGGCCCTGCTGATCGGCGCCGGGTGGACGGTGGGCGCGCTGCTGCTGCCCGCGGCGGCGGCGGTCCTCGCGGTGGGCCTGAGCCACCGCGCCCTGCCGCTGCGGCACAGTGCCTAG
- a CDS encoding RNA polymerase sigma factor, with protein sequence MDDNGPERLDERVAAGFVAGADDCVETVYRRWRPLVHALARRALGDEREAEDVTQQVFLAAWHGRHGYRPGPGGLGAWLTGITRHKVADALRARTRRAEAAAAARACHDLAPYPGTAARPELEPERVVDRVLVLGELARLPSAQQRVMRLAFYGDLTQSQIADRTGLPLGTVKSHMRRALHGLRRSLEARPPPARR encoded by the coding sequence ATGGACGACAACGGGCCCGAAAGGCTCGACGAACGCGTCGCGGCCGGTTTCGTGGCCGGCGCGGACGACTGTGTGGAGACGGTCTACCGGCGCTGGCGGCCGCTGGTCCACGCCCTGGCCCGGCGTGCGCTGGGCGACGAGCGGGAGGCCGAGGACGTGACCCAGCAGGTCTTCCTCGCCGCCTGGCACGGCCGCCACGGCTACCGGCCGGGACCCGGCGGGCTGGGTGCCTGGCTCACCGGGATCACCCGGCACAAGGTGGCCGACGCACTGCGGGCACGTACCCGTCGGGCCGAGGCGGCCGCCGCCGCGCGCGCCTGCCACGACCTGGCCCCGTACCCCGGCACGGCGGCACGGCCGGAGCTGGAGCCCGAGCGGGTCGTGGACCGGGTGCTGGTCCTCGGGGAACTGGCCCGGCTGCCATCGGCCCAGCAGCGGGTGATGCGCCTCGCCTTCTACGGGGACCTGACGCAGTCGCAGATCGCGGACCGCACCGGACTGCCGCTGGGCACCGTCAAGAGCCATATGCGGCGGGCCCTGCACGGCCTGCGCCGGTCACTGGAGGCGCGTCCGCCACCGGCGCGGCGATGA
- a CDS encoding MerR family transcriptional regulator: protein MPSVPQPEPPQDLPAAGLSTGAVARRLGVSPTTLRSWERRYAIGPAHREGGRHRRWTAQDIARLELMCRLTARGVPPAEAARAVRDEAAARADARTAGPDPGGPGSLPLGEVRQQRRGLSRAAVRLDAPAVEDLLDAALAEHGLVTAWEEVIAPTLHAVGRKWATAGERYVEVEHLLSWHVSSALRRIRPVRTPSHPDVPPVLLACVPGEQHSLPIEALAAALGERGVPVRMFGADLPPGALRDAVRRTGPRALVLWSQSRTTADAALARSAAGIEWGLRGARGHPTVLLAGPGWGAGSQAPRTERLFGLRSGLEVIAAPVADAPPVTGAGRAGPAAYGS, encoded by the coding sequence GTGCCGTCCGTGCCGCAGCCCGAACCACCGCAGGACCTTCCGGCCGCCGGCCTCAGCACCGGCGCCGTCGCCCGGCGCCTCGGGGTCTCGCCGACCACGCTGCGCTCCTGGGAGCGCCGGTACGCGATCGGCCCGGCCCACCGGGAAGGCGGGCGCCACCGCCGCTGGACCGCGCAGGACATCGCCCGGCTGGAACTGATGTGCCGGCTCACCGCGCGGGGCGTGCCCCCGGCCGAGGCGGCCCGGGCCGTGCGGGACGAAGCCGCCGCGCGCGCCGATGCCCGCACGGCGGGTCCGGACCCGGGCGGCCCGGGCTCGCTTCCCCTCGGGGAGGTCCGGCAGCAGCGCAGAGGGCTCTCACGGGCCGCCGTACGGCTGGACGCGCCGGCCGTGGAGGATCTGCTGGACGCCGCCCTCGCGGAACACGGCCTGGTCACCGCGTGGGAGGAGGTCATCGCGCCGACCCTGCACGCGGTGGGCCGCAAATGGGCCACGGCGGGGGAGCGATACGTGGAGGTGGAGCACCTGCTCTCCTGGCACGTCTCCTCGGCCCTGCGCCGGATCCGGCCGGTCCGGACGCCATCGCACCCGGACGTCCCACCGGTGCTCCTCGCGTGCGTGCCGGGGGAGCAGCACAGCCTGCCGATCGAGGCGCTGGCCGCGGCCCTCGGCGAACGGGGCGTGCCGGTGAGGATGTTCGGAGCCGACCTGCCCCCGGGCGCCCTGCGCGACGCCGTACGCCGGACCGGACCGCGGGCCCTCGTGCTGTGGTCCCAGTCCCGGACCACCGCGGACGCGGCGCTGGCCCGTTCGGCCGCGGGCATCGAGTGGGGCCTGCGCGGCGCCCGGGGCCACCCGACGGTGCTGCTCGCGGGACCCGGCTGGGGCGCGGGCAGTCAGGCCCCGCGCACCGAGCGGCTGTTCGGACTGCGCTCGGGCCTGGAGGTCATCGCCGCGCCGGTGGCGGACGCGCCTCCAGTGACCGGCGCAGGCCGTGCAGGGCCCGCCGCATATGGCTCTTGA
- a CDS encoding cryptochrome/photolyase family protein, whose translation MNVAVVLFTSDLRLHDHPPLRAALSSCDRVVPLFVRDRALAAAGFAPPNRQAFLADCLADLDAGLRERGGRLVIRSGDAVREVCALVRETDADEVHMAAGVSGYAHAREERLRTALEAEGRRLHVHDTVVTAVAPGAVLPAGSDHFAVFTPYFRRWAELPPRPVAAAPRTVRLPEGVGSEPLPVRGALTGVSPGLARGGETEARRLLANWLRSGITRYEDTHDDLAGDATSRLSPHLHFGTLSAAEAVHRARAAGGPGAEAFVRQLCWRDFHHQVLAARPEAAAEDYRARQDRWRTGAAAEEETEAWKEGRTGYPVVDAAMRQLRHEGWMPGRGRLLAASFLTKTLYVDWRTGARHFLDLLVDGDLANNQLNWQWTAGTGTDTRPNRVLNPVRQGLRYDPQGRYVHRWVPELAGLPAPQVHEPWRLQGLERARYDYPDPVVELADGLDRFRRGRGTG comes from the coding sequence ATGAACGTAGCGGTGGTCCTGTTCACCTCCGACCTGCGCCTGCACGACCATCCGCCGCTGCGCGCGGCCCTCTCCTCCTGCGACCGGGTGGTCCCGCTCTTCGTCCGCGACCGCGCCCTCGCGGCCGCCGGATTCGCCCCGCCCAACCGCCAGGCCTTCCTCGCCGACTGCCTCGCCGACCTCGACGCCGGACTGCGCGAGCGCGGCGGCCGCCTCGTGATCCGCTCCGGGGACGCCGTCCGGGAGGTCTGCGCACTCGTACGGGAGACCGACGCCGACGAGGTGCACATGGCCGCCGGGGTCAGCGGCTACGCCCACGCCCGCGAGGAGCGGCTGCGCACCGCCCTCGAAGCCGAGGGCCGCCGGCTCCATGTGCACGACACGGTGGTCACGGCCGTCGCCCCCGGAGCCGTCCTGCCCGCCGGCTCCGACCACTTCGCCGTCTTCACGCCGTACTTCCGCCGCTGGGCCGAACTGCCGCCGCGGCCCGTCGCCGCGGCGCCCCGTACCGTCCGGCTCCCCGAAGGCGTCGGCTCCGAGCCGCTGCCCGTGCGCGGCGCCCTCACCGGCGTCTCCCCGGGCCTGGCCCGCGGCGGCGAGACCGAGGCCCGCCGGCTCCTGGCGAACTGGCTGCGCTCCGGCATCACCCGCTACGAGGACACCCACGACGACCTGGCCGGGGACGCCACCTCCAGGCTCTCCCCGCACCTGCACTTCGGCACCCTCTCGGCCGCCGAGGCGGTCCACCGGGCCCGTGCCGCGGGCGGGCCCGGCGCCGAGGCCTTCGTCCGGCAGCTCTGCTGGCGCGACTTCCACCACCAGGTCCTCGCCGCCCGCCCCGAGGCCGCCGCCGAGGACTACCGCGCCCGGCAGGACCGGTGGCGCACCGGCGCGGCCGCCGAGGAGGAGACCGAGGCCTGGAAGGAGGGCCGCACCGGCTACCCGGTGGTGGACGCCGCGATGCGCCAGCTGCGTCACGAGGGCTGGATGCCGGGCCGCGGCCGCCTGCTCGCCGCGAGCTTCCTCACCAAGACGCTGTACGTCGACTGGCGGACCGGGGCGCGCCACTTCCTGGACCTCCTGGTCGACGGGGACCTCGCCAACAACCAGCTCAACTGGCAGTGGACCGCGGGCACGGGCACCGACACCCGCCCCAACCGGGTGCTCAACCCCGTCCGGCAGGGCCTGCGGTACGACCCGCAGGGCCGTTACGTCCACCGCTGGGTGCCGGAGCTCGCCGGGCTCCCCGCCCCGCAGGTGCACGAGCCGTGGCGGCTGCAGGGCCTGGAACGGGCGCGGTACGACTACCCGGACCCGGTGGTGGAGCTCGCCGACGGCCTCGACCGCTTCCGGCGGGGGCGCGGGACCGGCTGA
- a CDS encoding SDR family oxidoreductase: MSGLNCLVTGATGYIGGRLVPELLGAGHRVRCLARSPEKLRDHPWAGQAETVRGDATDPRSVAEALEGIDVAYYLVHALGGGSGFEERDRAAARIFAEQAHGAGVRRIVYLGGLTPTGIPVRELSPHLRSRAEVGEILLAGPVPATVLRAAVIIGSGSASFEMLRYLTERLPVMVTPSWVGTRCQPIAVRDVLRYLVGSAAMPPEVNRAFDIGGPDVVTYEEMMRRYAAVAELPHRLILRVPMLTPGLSSLWIGLVTPVPRALARPLAESLRHEVVCAEHDIARHVPDPPGTPIGVDRALSLALRRVREAEVTTRWSSASVPGAPSDPLPTDPDWAGGSLYTDRRQKAVEASPGALWRVVEGIGGENGWYSFPLAWSVRGWLDRLVGGVGIRRGRRDATRLRVGDSLDFWRVEEIEPGRLLRLRAEMRLPGLAWLEMYVDPCPESGRARYRQRALFHPHGLLGHMYWWSVSPFHAVVFGGMARNIARAAERPDTADGLPSHASPASPASGGAPVAEVPHDSRPPQPDEEREP, encoded by the coding sequence ATGTCAGGTCTGAACTGCCTGGTCACCGGCGCCACCGGCTACATCGGAGGCCGGCTCGTTCCCGAGCTCCTGGGCGCCGGACACCGCGTCCGCTGCCTGGCCCGGTCCCCGGAGAAACTCCGCGACCACCCCTGGGCCGGACAGGCCGAGACCGTCCGCGGCGACGCCACCGACCCGCGGTCTGTGGCCGAGGCCCTGGAAGGCATCGACGTGGCCTACTACCTCGTGCACGCCCTCGGCGGCGGCTCCGGATTCGAGGAGCGCGACCGCGCCGCCGCCCGCATCTTCGCCGAGCAGGCCCACGGCGCCGGCGTCCGCCGCATCGTCTACCTCGGCGGGCTCACCCCCACCGGCATCCCCGTCCGCGAGCTCTCCCCGCACCTGCGATCCCGAGCGGAGGTCGGCGAGATCCTCCTCGCCGGTCCCGTACCGGCCACCGTCCTGCGTGCCGCCGTCATCATCGGCTCCGGGTCCGCCTCCTTCGAGATGCTGCGCTACCTCACCGAACGGCTGCCCGTCATGGTGACCCCCAGCTGGGTCGGCACCCGCTGCCAGCCCATCGCCGTGCGCGACGTCCTGCGCTACCTCGTCGGCAGCGCCGCCATGCCGCCGGAGGTGAACCGGGCCTTCGACATCGGCGGCCCGGACGTGGTCACGTACGAGGAGATGATGCGCCGCTACGCCGCCGTCGCCGAGCTGCCCCACCGGCTCATCCTGCGCGTCCCGATGCTCACCCCCGGCCTGTCCAGCCTGTGGATCGGCCTGGTCACCCCCGTACCGCGGGCGCTGGCCAGGCCGCTCGCCGAATCACTGCGCCACGAGGTGGTCTGCGCGGAGCACGACATCGCGCGCCACGTTCCTGACCCGCCCGGCACGCCGATCGGGGTCGACCGGGCCCTGTCGCTGGCCCTCCGGCGGGTGCGGGAAGCCGAGGTGACCACCCGCTGGTCCTCCGCCTCCGTGCCGGGCGCGCCCAGCGACCCGCTGCCCACGGACCCTGACTGGGCGGGCGGCAGCCTCTACACCGACCGGCGGCAGAAGGCCGTCGAGGCCTCGCCCGGCGCGCTGTGGCGGGTGGTGGAGGGCATCGGCGGGGAGAACGGCTGGTACTCCTTCCCGCTGGCCTGGTCCGTACGGGGCTGGCTGGACCGGCTCGTCGGCGGGGTCGGCATCCGCCGCGGCCGCCGCGACGCGACCCGGCTGCGCGTGGGCGATTCCCTCGACTTCTGGCGGGTGGAGGAGATCGAGCCGGGGCGGCTGCTGCGCCTGCGCGCCGAGATGCGGCTGCCCGGCCTGGCCTGGCTGGAGATGTACGTGGACCCCTGCCCCGAGAGCGGTCGCGCGCGCTACCGGCAGCGGGCGCTGTTCCACCCGCACGGACTGCTCGGCCACATGTACTGGTGGAGCGTGTCCCCCTTCCACGCCGTGGTCTTCGGCGGGATGGCCCGCAACATCGCCCGCGCCGCCGAACGTCCGGACACGGCCGATGGCCTCCCGTCTCATGCATCCCCCGCATCTCCTGCATCCGGCGGGGCCCCCGTGGCCGAAGTACCGCACGACAGCCGTCCTCCCCAGCCCGACGAGGAGCGAGAGCCATGA
- a CDS encoding Lrp/AsnC family transcriptional regulator — MAVDELDTRILRLLIEQPRTSVREYARILGVARGTLQARLDRLERTGVITGTGPVLSPAALGHPVLAFVHIEVTQGHLDDVGDALAAVPEIIEAFSITGGGDLLTRVAARDNAHLEDVIQRLIQLPGVVRTRTEVALRERVPHRLLPLVESVGRAARTSRQHDRTGQDRQDGRSG; from the coding sequence ATGGCGGTGGACGAGCTCGACACCAGAATCCTGCGCCTGCTGATCGAGCAGCCGCGGACCAGCGTCCGCGAGTACGCCCGGATCCTCGGGGTCGCGCGGGGCACCCTCCAGGCCCGTCTGGACCGGCTGGAGCGCACCGGGGTGATCACCGGGACGGGGCCCGTCCTCTCGCCCGCCGCTCTGGGGCATCCGGTGCTGGCCTTCGTACACATCGAGGTGACCCAGGGGCATCTGGACGACGTGGGTGACGCGCTGGCCGCCGTCCCCGAGATCATCGAGGCGTTCTCGATCACCGGTGGCGGGGATCTGCTGACGCGGGTGGCCGCCCGGGACAACGCGCATCTGGAAGACGTGATCCAGCGGCTGATCCAGCTCCCGGGCGTGGTCCGCACGCGCACGGAGGTGGCCCTGCGCGAGCGGGTTCCGCACCGGCTGCTGCCGCTGGTCGAGTCCGTGGGACGGGCCGCCCGCACGAGCCGACAGCATGACCGGACAGGACAGGACCGGCAGGACGGGCGCAGCGGATGA
- a CDS encoding HAD family hydrolase: protein MISVIFDLDGTLVDSEPNYYESGRRTLRQHGVPDFTWEEHSRFIGIGTLETLETLKDRYGIRAPVEQLLAEQNAAYLELARAGTEAFPEMRKFVERLHAEGVAMAVASGSSRAAIDAVLAGTGLDALLTTVVSAEEVAHGKPAPDVFLEAARRLGAGPADCVVVEDAAPGALAALAAGMDCVAVPYVTDTAHDPAFATAGLLFAGGQREFTAAAAYDWLAARVAT, encoded by the coding sequence ATGATCTCCGTCATATTCGATCTCGACGGCACCCTCGTGGACAGCGAGCCGAACTACTACGAATCGGGACGCCGCACCCTCCGGCAGCACGGGGTTCCCGATTTCACCTGGGAGGAACACTCCCGGTTCATCGGCATCGGCACCCTGGAAACGCTGGAGACCCTGAAGGACCGGTACGGCATCCGGGCGCCGGTCGAGCAGCTGCTCGCCGAGCAGAACGCCGCCTACCTGGAGCTGGCCCGCGCCGGGACCGAAGCCTTCCCCGAAATGCGGAAGTTCGTGGAGCGGCTGCATGCCGAGGGCGTGGCGATGGCGGTGGCCTCCGGCTCCTCGCGCGCGGCGATCGACGCGGTGCTGGCCGGCACCGGGCTGGACGCCCTGCTGACGACGGTCGTCTCCGCCGAGGAGGTCGCGCACGGCAAGCCCGCCCCGGACGTGTTCCTGGAGGCGGCCCGCCGGCTGGGCGCCGGCCCCGCCGACTGCGTGGTCGTCGAGGACGCGGCCCCGGGCGCGCTGGCCGCCCTCGCCGCGGGCATGGACTGCGTGGCGGTCCCGTACGTGACGGACACCGCGCACGATCCGGCCTTCGCGACCGCCGGGCTGCTCTTCGCGGGCGGGCAACGGGAGTTCACCGCGGCCGCGGCGTACGACTGGCTCGCCGCGCGCGTGGCCACCTGA
- a CDS encoding cytochrome P450, whose amino-acid sequence MTATTLPRGAGHGPRPWPLLGNLPAFARDPLAFFESLRDEYGDWVPWSLGPQRNVLVSRPEHVGELLGAVEGTFKPMELGWAFHQLLGEGVVVATGDDWRRKRALVQPAVRPRQVRSYAATMVECADALAGGWAEGERIDVHREMAGLTQRIAVRTLFGSDAAGREAPISAAMATAQRELGAEFRGLTLFLPPWVRTPGRRRMREAVAVLDREIAHVIGEHEAATAAGAERDDLLSRLLAARDEHGAPLSRKQLRDESITLYIGGHETTSTTLTWAWQLLSGAPEARARLTEELDRVLGGRLPTYDDYDRLPWTRQVVKEALRIYPPIWLISAVAVEGASIGGRPVPAGTAVWTSPWSMHRDERWFPGPEDFRPERWDADAPHPVPEHAWFPFGGGPRACLGARFALVEAALLLAVLGQRFHLDSGSGRAAVFPGLTLQPAGPVLATLRRPGRPGGGRGR is encoded by the coding sequence GTGACCGCCACCACGCTGCCCCGGGGTGCCGGGCACGGGCCGCGTCCATGGCCCCTGCTCGGGAATCTGCCCGCCTTCGCCCGTGACCCGCTGGCCTTCTTCGAGTCCCTGCGCGACGAGTACGGCGACTGGGTGCCGTGGTCGCTGGGCCCGCAGCGCAATGTGCTGGTCTCACGGCCCGAGCACGTCGGTGAGCTGCTCGGCGCCGTGGAGGGCACCTTCAAGCCGATGGAACTGGGCTGGGCCTTCCACCAGTTGCTCGGCGAGGGGGTGGTCGTCGCCACCGGCGACGACTGGCGGCGCAAACGGGCCCTGGTCCAGCCCGCCGTGCGGCCGCGCCAGGTCCGCTCGTACGCCGCGACGATGGTGGAGTGCGCGGACGCGCTGGCCGGCGGCTGGGCCGAGGGCGAACGGATCGACGTACACCGGGAGATGGCCGGACTCACCCAGCGGATCGCGGTGCGCACGCTGTTCGGGAGCGACGCCGCCGGCCGGGAGGCGCCCATCAGCGCGGCCATGGCCACGGCCCAGCGGGAGCTGGGAGCCGAGTTCCGGGGGCTGACCCTGTTCCTGCCGCCGTGGGTACGGACGCCCGGGCGGCGCCGGATGCGGGAGGCGGTGGCGGTCCTCGACCGCGAGATCGCGCACGTCATCGGCGAGCACGAGGCGGCCACGGCGGCCGGGGCCGAGCGCGACGACCTGCTGAGCCGGCTGCTCGCCGCCCGCGACGAGCACGGCGCCCCGCTCTCCCGCAAGCAGCTCCGGGACGAGTCGATCACCCTCTACATCGGCGGCCACGAGACCACCTCGACCACCCTGACCTGGGCCTGGCAGCTGCTGTCGGGGGCGCCCGAGGCGCGGGCCCGGCTGACCGAGGAGCTGGACCGGGTGCTCGGCGGACGGCTGCCCACGTACGACGACTACGACCGGCTGCCGTGGACCCGGCAGGTGGTCAAGGAGGCGCTGCGGATCTATCCGCCGATCTGGCTGATCTCCGCGGTGGCCGTGGAGGGCGCGAGCATCGGCGGGCGGCCGGTTCCCGCGGGGACGGCGGTGTGGACCAGCCCGTGGTCGATGCACCGGGACGAGCGCTGGTTCCCGGGTCCGGAGGACTTCCGCCCCGAGCGGTGGGACGCGGACGCCCCGCACCCGGTGCCGGAACACGCCTGGTTCCCCTTCGGCGGCGGCCCGCGGGCCTGCCTGGGGGCGCGGTTCGCGCTGGTGGAGGCCGCGCTCCTGCTGGCGGTGCTGGGGCAGCGGTTCCACCTGGACAGCGGGAGCGGGCGGGCCGCGGTGTTCCCGGGGCTCACCCTCCAGCCGGCCGGGCCGGTCCTGGCGACGCTGCGCCGCCCGGGCCGGCCCGGTGGTGGCCGCGGCCGCTGA
- a CDS encoding FAD-dependent oxidoreductase has protein sequence MNNVTWNVDVAVIGAGQAGLSSAYHLTRAGIDHVVLDHAPRPGGAWQFRWPSLTYGRVHGMHALPGMELTGADPLRPSSQVIGEYFAAYEEHFGLRVRRPVDVSAVREGDAGRLRVETSAGDWSARALINATGTWDRPFWPRYPGQETFRGRQLHTANYPGPREFAGARVIVAGGGTSAVQHLLEISEVAAETTWVTRRPPVFRDGSFGEAEGRAAVALVDERVRRGLPPHSVVSVTGLPLNEAVRAGLASGVLDRRPMFDRITATGATWADGSHVDADVILWATGFRAAVDHLAPLRLREPGGGIRIDGTRAVRDERVHLVGYGPSASTIGANRAGGAAVREIRRLLDGERAGEPVAAPVG, from the coding sequence GTGAACAATGTGACGTGGAACGTGGACGTGGCGGTCATCGGCGCTGGACAGGCCGGCCTGTCCAGCGCGTACCACCTGACGCGGGCGGGGATCGACCACGTGGTCCTGGACCACGCGCCCCGACCGGGCGGGGCCTGGCAGTTCCGCTGGCCCTCGCTCACCTACGGCAGGGTCCACGGGATGCACGCCCTGCCCGGCATGGAGCTGACGGGCGCCGACCCGCTGCGCCCGTCGTCCCAGGTGATCGGGGAGTACTTCGCCGCCTACGAGGAACACTTCGGCCTGCGCGTACGGCGCCCCGTGGACGTGTCGGCCGTACGCGAGGGGGACGCCGGACGGCTGCGCGTGGAGACCTCGGCCGGGGACTGGTCGGCCCGGGCCCTGATCAACGCCACCGGGACCTGGGACCGGCCGTTCTGGCCACGCTACCCCGGCCAGGAGACCTTCCGGGGCCGCCAACTGCACACGGCGAACTACCCGGGGCCCCGCGAGTTCGCCGGGGCCCGGGTGATCGTGGCGGGCGGCGGCACCTCGGCGGTGCAGCACCTGCTGGAGATCTCCGAGGTGGCCGCGGAGACCACCTGGGTGACACGGCGGCCCCCGGTCTTCCGCGACGGGAGCTTCGGCGAGGCCGAGGGCCGGGCGGCGGTGGCTCTGGTGGACGAGCGGGTCCGCCGGGGACTGCCGCCGCACAGCGTGGTGAGCGTGACCGGGCTCCCGCTGAACGAGGCCGTCCGGGCCGGGCTGGCGTCGGGAGTGCTCGACCGCCGACCCATGTTCGACCGGATCACCGCCACCGGTGCGACCTGGGCGGACGGCAGTCACGTGGACGCGGACGTCATCCTGTGGGCCACCGGCTTCCGCGCGGCCGTCGACCACCTGGCGCCGCTCCGGCTGCGCGAACCGGGCGGCGGCATCCGGATCGACGGGACCCGGGCGGTGCGCGACGAGCGGGTCCACCTGGTCGGCTACGGCCCGTCGGCATCGACGATCGGCGCCAACCGGGCGGGCGGAGCCGCGGTCCGCGAGATCCGCCGCCTCCTGGACGGCGAGCGGGCGGGCGAGCCGGTCGCAGCCCCCGTGGGCTGA